The region TTTTTCAGAGATTTGCGAAAGCTAAAAATAAGCGACAACAGATGGCTAAGAAGCAGCCTGCCTTGGTCCAGACTGTTAATAAACAGTCTAATTCTAAGGCTTGGCAGCCACCTGTTCCTAATTTACAGAGTAGACAAGCTACATATATGCCTGAGCAGATGCAGAATTTGCAAACAGCTTCAGCCAATATAGGTGCAAGTCCCAAAGCATTATCCAAACAGCCAACTAAGCCTAACAAATTTACAGACCAAATTTTTAAGCTTTTCTACACCATAGTTGCGATATTTATGAAGCCTAAGAAGTTGGATCTGTCCAAGCAAAATGCTGAAGAACCAGCTACAAGTGGCAAGTTGCCAAAATACGATTTAGCAGATGTTAATCGTAAGATTGATTCAGCTATTTTTAAAATGCAACGCCAAGAGAAAAGAAGACGCTTGATAACAGTCTTTTGCTTTAGCTTTAGCTTGCTACTTTTAGCAATTGTGATTGGTAAAGTCATTCTTAATCAGACAAGCGCCAAGATGGAGCTGCATATTTTGAAAAATGGCGATTTGGAGCAGCAGTTTCCAGCCTTTGGCTTTGTCGCAAGAGAAGAAAAAGTTTTGTATTCGCCAGTGGCAGGTGAGATTGAAGCTATCAAGGCAGAAGGCAGTTTGGTAGCAGCTGATGAAGAGATTGCTAATATTGTGACGAGTGACATTAGCGAAATTAAACACAAAAATGACAACATTGAGCGCCAAATTTCAGAGCAGATTTTAACTTTATTGAAACGTGGCCAAAACACACAGGCTAACCAATTGTTTGCCAAGGCTGACGTTGCTATGTTGCCAACTTTGAATTTGTTAAGGCAAGATTTGGCTGAGAATAAACTAGGACATATAAACAATTACGTTTATACATTGCAGCCTTTCTTACAAGAGCGTAATTTCTCTCTGCGCCAAATGAATTTGGCTGACCCTATCATTGATAGCTTAAGAACAGAGCAAAAAGTTTTGGTTCATGAGTTACAAGAAAAGGCGCGCATTATTGAAACACCATCAGCTGGTTTGATTTCATATAAGATAAATCCGCAATTGATAGATATTAACACTGAAACGATTCAAAGCATGAGTTATGATCAGTTTATTACCTATTACAATGCTGCGAAGCCATCAGCTTCCAGTAACGGCAAGAAAGTTAAGGAGCAGGTACCAGTTATCAGATTGGTTGATACACGTTACCAGTATTTCTTGTTACAGGTTGCAAATGCTAAGAGCAGCGACTTTACAGTGAATAAAGCCTACAAATTGCTCGTTGCGGGTGTTGGTCAGACAATAGAAAATTGTACGGTTTTACGTGTAACACCTGATAATGGTGGTGTATTACTCTTGTTGAAGAGTGACCGTAATGTTGAAGTCTTGCTAGATCAAGTAGCTATTAAAGCTAAACTCATCAAAGCGACAAAGAGCGGCTTGATTGTCCCGAAAGTTGCGCTTGTTTATGAAGATGCTAAGCGTGAAAGTACAGCTTATGTTGAAGTGTTAAAAGGCGGTTTTGTCGAAAAAGTTAGTGTGAGAGTTGTTGATAGCAATGAACAATACGCCATTATTGAAGGCTTAAACGAAAAAGATAATGTAATTAGTGAAAATGCAATTGTTGTGTTGAATCCACGTCAAGTTAAAGTGGGGCAACAAGTTACATAATTAGAAAACAAAAGAGAATCGAGGAAAATATGGCTTTTTTTAAAAATATTTTGAAACCAGTAGATGGAGAGGATGCTACTTATGCTGAGAATTATGCAGCTAATCAGGCAGATTATAGTAATGCTGAAAGTCAGGCAGCTGGTGCAAGAAGAGTAACACCTAGCAATATGAGTGCTGGTGCAGCTTATTTAAGAAATATGCCAAATAGTGGAGAGATTGTTTTAGTTGAAGCTAGCGATATTGCTGGAGCCCAAGAGATTGCTTTACATTTTAAACGGGGAGCATCAGTTGTTTGCGATTTAAGTAACATGAATGCGACTGATTTTCAGCGTAGCTTAGATTTTATCTCAGGTGTTGCCTTTGTTTTAGAGGGTAATTTTACTAAAGTTAGTCGTGAAATTTATTTATTAATGCCTAAAAATGTAACATATCGTACAGATAAATCTGCAAACGATATTGAAAATCAGACACAAGCTCCAGCTGAATATTAATTTAAGTTGAAGGAGAACTTTATGCCTGCAGATTTAAGTAGATTTGAGCCACGCGTACCGAGAACTGAGTTATGTGATGGTAAAATATTGACCATTGCCGTGCCTGCATATAATGCGGCCAAGTTTTTGCCGCGTACTTTGGGCCCATTTATGGATTTAGATGAGCAATATCGGAAATTGCTTGAAATTATTATCGTCAATGACGGATCTAAGGATAATACAGCTGAGATTGCGCAGACTTATGTCGATAAATATCCAGAATTGTTTGTGTTGGTTAATAAAGAAAATGGCGGCCATGGTTCAGGTGTGAACTATGGTATGCAACATGGCCGTGGACTTTATTATTATGTTTTAGATGCTGACGATTGGCTAGACATAACAAGCTTAAAACACGTTATTGATTTTTTACAAGTCCAACGTGAGGCCTATCTTGATAAGAAGTCTGATAAGCTGACTGATTTATTATTGGTCGATTATACTTATGAAAATATCGAGGAAGGTCAAAACCGCATCTCCTTGAGACGCCAATTGCCAGTTGAAAGTTTCTTTGAATTTACTGAAACAAAACACTTTACGCAAGGCACTTATTTGACCATGCATTCGATGATTTATCGCATGGACATTTTGGCCCAAGCAAAGTTAGTTTTGCCTGAGCATTGTTTCTACGTCGATAACCTTTTAGCTTATATACCGCTACCATATTGTCATAGCTTTTATTATTTGCCAGTTGAACTTTATCACTATGAAGTTGGCCGCAATGATCAGTCGGTGAATGAACAGATTTTCATTAAGCGGATTGATCAGCAAATTAGAGTCACTAAGCTCTTAACAGAGGCATTCCACCTTTATGCAATTTTGCCAGGTAAAACAGGCAAGTGCTTACGTAGCTACCTGTTACATTATTTAGCTGCGATGTATACTGTAAGCGTGGTGCATTTAAGGATAATTGCTGATGATGTGGCCAAGGCGAAAATTGAAGATCTGTGGTCATTTTTGCACGATTTTGATGAGGAAATGTATCAGGCTGTGCGCCATTCACCAGCCAATTCTTTGCTGACATTGCCTTTGAGCAATGAGATTGTGACGATGATTTATCGCGTAGTAAAGAAATTTTTGAAATTTAATTAGTTTTATAGCTACTAGCTAGAAAGGATGTAGACATGCTGAACAACAAATTAATCAAACGCTTGTGGCAATTATTTTTAGTTGTGTTGCCTGCATTAGTTCTAGCTTGTGTTGGCTACATTAAGCAGGGCGATGTAGCCTTCTTTGAAAAAGTTGCGAAATACATTGCACCTTTTGTTGCTTGGCCAATTCGCTTTATCAGCAATCTCATGCCTTTTTCTGTAACAGAGTTGATGGCCTGGTTTGTACCGTTAGCTTTGTTAATTGTTGTTTTATTGCTTGTTTCAAGAACTTTAGTCTGGGTCTTACAAAGTTTGTTGGCTATACCTAGGATTTTCAATAACAAATACATTGCTTATTGGCAAGAGAAGACACTATTTTATTGGCGTTACATTGGCAAATTAGCTTTCGTGTTAGTTTGTGTTGCTTCTTATGTTGTTTCAACTTATCTTTTATTTCATGGCTACAATTATGGCCGAGAGCGTATCAGTTCCAAATTGAATTTGCCAGTTGAACAAGTTGATGAAACTGATTTAGAGATGGCAAGTATTTACGTTTTTCAAAAGTTGAGCGAGTTTAGTGCTGATTTTTCTGAACCAGCTGATTTAGCTGAAACTAAAGAAACTGAGTTGGAAACAAGTTCAACTACGCAAGCTGAAACTGAGATAATTACTAGTAAGTCTTTGCCAACTATTTCAGGTGAAAAAACATTACCGAGTGCTGATTCAAGTGAAACTACTCCAAAAATTCCAACAGAATCTGTAACCAAGCCTAGCCAGGTGCATCTTACCTTTGGCGAGAATGCAGCAGTGCTAGCTGATAATATGAGTGAATTAACCTTGTCAGATACTGGTGATGTAGTACAAGGTGCAGAAAGTCCAAATCAAGTTATGCCAGTTGGGGCAGGCTTAGATGAAACTGCTAATGAAGCTAATTCAGATAAAGTTGTTGTTGATGGCTCTGTCATCGACAGAGATAGCCTAGATAGTGCTACCATAGATGGTGCTAATTTGGATGAATCTGAGCAAGCAGCCCCATTAGTTCCAGCTTTTACAAAGGTTGCTACAAATAATCCTGCACCTACGTCTACAACAAGTATAACGACTAAGCCTGAAACTAGTAAAACAGAAACTAAAGCTAGCGAAATTGAAGCTGAAACAACTAATGAGAGTGAGACTAAGCGTGAAACAAGTTCGCAGACTGATGACAGATCATTAGTAAATTTAAGCACTCAATTACAAGTGCCAAGCTCTAATCAAGCGTTGTTTAATTTAGCTTTGCAAGCTTATCAAGAATCGGCTAGATATTATAATTTCTTGGATGGTCAGACGTTAGCTTTGAAGGCAGTTACAATGTCATATTATTGGTCTTTTACTCATACTACTGGTATGTATATGCCACTATTTATGGAAGCCAACGTTAATGTGAGTCAATTGCCACCTTACATTCTGTTCACAGCAGCGCATGAATTAGCTCATCAGCGTTTCTTTGCCCGTGAGGATGAGGCTAATTTCTTAGCTTTCTTTACACTAAGTAAAAGTCAAGATAGATATGCTAATTACAGTGCTTATCTTAATGCTTGGACCTATTTGAGCAAGGATTTATTTAAGGTTAATCATAATTTAGCAATTGAATTATATCGGGCCTTGCCAGCTGTATGTCGTCGTGACATAGAGCTAGAGGATGCATATTGGCAGCAATTTAAGACACAAGTTGCGCGTGACAGCCAGCAGCTTAACAATGAGTTTATCAAGGCGAACGGTGATGAGCGTGGCGTTGTAGCTTATGATGAAGTTAGCAAATTGATTGTTGCGCATTTTAAAGCTACGGGTCAATTAGATGAAGTTAAGCAGACAAAATTAGCTAAGTCAGCAAAAGGGTTGAACTAAACTGATGGCAGAGACAAAAAATATTCGGCTTGAGTTATACGGCCATCGTGATTTTTACAATCTCCAAGATGTAGTGCGCTTGTTTTATGGCTTGAGTATCTTGCATGAAACAGCCGAGCCAGCTTATTTGGACGTAACACTTTCAGTAAATTCCAAATTGTATAATTTGTTGGAACAGGGCGAAGTTAAGCTCATCAGTGCGTATGATCAAGCAAATGAAACTATTACGGCGAAGCTCTTGTTAGCTGACAAATGCCTACTAGTTAAATCAGCCAAAGTTGCAGATTTTAAGCTTTATTGGGCTGAAGTAATGCATACTTTCTCGCAGTCTAATTCAGCTGAACAAGCAACTTATATAGCTACAATTGAGGATAAGCTAGTTCAAGCCTTGCTTACGCCTAAGCGCCTAGTCAAGAAATTACTCTATGATTTATTGTGCGAAATTGAGGGGCTATGTTTTCCGTGGGGAAGTTTGACTGGCATTCGGCCAACTTATATGGCAACTGAAATTTATCAGTGCCTATATAATTGGCGGGCGCTTTTAGATTATAAATTAGCGAAAGAAACAGCTTATACTTTAGAGCCGAATTTAGCTAATTTAAGCGAGAATGCTTGCTTGAGCAAAGAAATGTTGGCCAATTTATCTACTTGTCGTTTGGCCATGACCAAATATGATTGTGTAGATCTGTGGCAGATAGTATCTAATTGTTTACAGTCGCTTTATGGCCTCAGCGTGGAGAAGGCGGAATTAGTTTGTAAGACAGCTTCTAATGAAAATAAATTGTTGGCTAGAGCTTGTTATAAGCCACTAACTAATAAAGTTAGCACCAGTTCTTCAGAAAAAGTAGGGGATATTAAATTAGCCGTAACTAAATTAGAAACAACTAAATTAGCCTCAAAAGATGAGCGTTTACTATCTATTTATATTGGTATCCCTTTTTGCTTCACACGTTGTGCTTATTGTTCATTTGCACCTAGAGACGGAATTAAGGCCAAAACAGAATTAGTAACAGCCTATGTCACAACTTTGATTAAGGAGTTACAGACATTATGGCCGTTAATTCGCGGCAAAATTCAGACTTTGTATATTGGTGGTGGTACGCCGTCAGCTTTGGATGAAGCTAATCTAGAGCGTCTGTGTAATTGCCTAACTAGCCTTCCAATGTGGAACGAAATTTCAGAGAAAACGTTCGAAGCTGGTCGGGCTGACACGATCACTAAAACAAAGTTGGAAATTGTTAGACAAGCTGGCTTTCAGCACGTTTGTGTTAATCCCCAGTCA is a window of Amygdalobacter nucleatus DNA encoding:
- a CDS encoding HlyD family efflux transporter periplasmic adaptor subunit, which produces MAIGKKNKRFKAIQNLANSLQAKLSNKQAQIEQDVAKQDALRLEDYLYEQGQVNSSALAKRKMQERRGFKAFEREFYSGYPQSNYPKQQVTNYKPETKNPVRLAETMGVTGQLTSDSSKKKHTIKDRLDGFFQRFAKAKNKRQQMAKKQPALVQTVNKQSNSKAWQPPVPNLQSRQATYMPEQMQNLQTASANIGASPKALSKQPTKPNKFTDQIFKLFYTIVAIFMKPKKLDLSKQNAEEPATSGKLPKYDLADVNRKIDSAIFKMQRQEKRRRLITVFCFSFSLLLLAIVIGKVILNQTSAKMELHILKNGDLEQQFPAFGFVAREEKVLYSPVAGEIEAIKAEGSLVAADEEIANIVTSDISEIKHKNDNIERQISEQILTLLKRGQNTQANQLFAKADVAMLPTLNLLRQDLAENKLGHINNYVYTLQPFLQERNFSLRQMNLADPIIDSLRTEQKVLVHELQEKARIIETPSAGLISYKINPQLIDINTETIQSMSYDQFITYYNAAKPSASSNGKKVKEQVPVIRLVDTRYQYFLLQVANAKSSDFTVNKAYKLLVAGVGQTIENCTVLRVTPDNGGVLLLLKSDRNVEVLLDQVAIKAKLIKATKSGLIVPKVALVYEDAKRESTAYVEVLKGGFVEKVSVRVVDSNEQYAIIEGLNEKDNVISENAIVVLNPRQVKVGQQVT
- a CDS encoding cell division protein SepF, whose product is MAFFKNILKPVDGEDATYAENYAANQADYSNAESQAAGARRVTPSNMSAGAAYLRNMPNSGEIVLVEASDIAGAQEIALHFKRGASVVCDLSNMNATDFQRSLDFISGVAFVLEGNFTKVSREIYLLMPKNVTYRTDKSANDIENQTQAPAEY
- a CDS encoding glycosyltransferase family 2 protein, producing the protein MPADLSRFEPRVPRTELCDGKILTIAVPAYNAAKFLPRTLGPFMDLDEQYRKLLEIIIVNDGSKDNTAEIAQTYVDKYPELFVLVNKENGGHGSGVNYGMQHGRGLYYYVLDADDWLDITSLKHVIDFLQVQREAYLDKKSDKLTDLLLVDYTYENIEEGQNRISLRRQLPVESFFEFTETKHFTQGTYLTMHSMIYRMDILAQAKLVLPEHCFYVDNLLAYIPLPYCHSFYYLPVELYHYEVGRNDQSVNEQIFIKRIDQQIRVTKLLTEAFHLYAILPGKTGKCLRSYLLHYLAAMYTVSVVHLRIIADDVAKAKIEDLWSFLHDFDEEMYQAVRHSPANSLLTLPLSNEIVTMIYRVVKKFLKFN
- a CDS encoding DUF3810 family protein, translating into MLNNKLIKRLWQLFLVVLPALVLACVGYIKQGDVAFFEKVAKYIAPFVAWPIRFISNLMPFSVTELMAWFVPLALLIVVLLLVSRTLVWVLQSLLAIPRIFNNKYIAYWQEKTLFYWRYIGKLAFVLVCVASYVVSTYLLFHGYNYGRERISSKLNLPVEQVDETDLEMASIYVFQKLSEFSADFSEPADLAETKETELETSSTTQAETEIITSKSLPTISGEKTLPSADSSETTPKIPTESVTKPSQVHLTFGENAAVLADNMSELTLSDTGDVVQGAESPNQVMPVGAGLDETANEANSDKVVVDGSVIDRDSLDSATIDGANLDESEQAAPLVPAFTKVATNNPAPTSTTSITTKPETSKTETKASEIEAETTNESETKRETSSQTDDRSLVNLSTQLQVPSSNQALFNLALQAYQESARYYNFLDGQTLALKAVTMSYYWSFTHTTGMYMPLFMEANVNVSQLPPYILFTAAHELAHQRFFAREDEANFLAFFTLSKSQDRYANYSAYLNAWTYLSKDLFKVNHNLAIELYRALPAVCRRDIELEDAYWQQFKTQVARDSQQLNNEFIKANGDERGVVAYDEVSKLIVAHFKATGQLDEVKQTKLAKSAKGLN
- a CDS encoding radical SAM protein produces the protein MAETKNIRLELYGHRDFYNLQDVVRLFYGLSILHETAEPAYLDVTLSVNSKLYNLLEQGEVKLISAYDQANETITAKLLLADKCLLVKSAKVADFKLYWAEVMHTFSQSNSAEQATYIATIEDKLVQALLTPKRLVKKLLYDLLCEIEGLCFPWGSLTGIRPTYMATEIYQCLYNWRALLDYKLAKETAYTLEPNLANLSENACLSKEMLANLSTCRLAMTKYDCVDLWQIVSNCLQSLYGLSVEKAELVCKTASNENKLLARACYKPLTNKVSTSSSEKVGDIKLAVTKLETTKLASKDERLLSIYIGIPFCFTRCAYCSFAPRDGIKAKTELVTAYVTTLIKELQTLWPLIRGKIQTLYIGGGTPSALDEANLERLCNCLTSLPMWNEISEKTFEAGRADTITKTKLEIVRQAGFQHVCVNPQSFNVETLKHLGRPAYADEIKNVMQMVRDLKFPVCNMDLIFGLPGEKRQDMLYSLEQALSFAPENITIHTLAFKRKSWLGQLRNSERSVPETVRQDSTLQAFAHGLNQLQFVQSELHQTLTDGQNLLQAHAYLPYYMYRQKDAVSALENTGFARPVKLEQAGTSTYSLGNLYNVLMMLDQTSILGFGCCAMSKFVNKSQVERFSNARSVASYLENSEAHNLAKAKLIERYFGA